From Juglans regia cultivar Chandler chromosome 6, Walnut 2.0, whole genome shotgun sequence, the proteins below share one genomic window:
- the LOC108980931 gene encoding putative wall-associated receptor kinase-like 16, with protein MGVLTKLLQLISFNGVILLIAMVAAAAAQAKPVCDNMCGGVEIPYPFGLSTSEECYLGKNFSLSCNSPDHTPIIGSVRVTNISIKAHEMHVMASVAQNCYHANGSPESNSPTQFWAGIFTISTTKNQFIVLGCDTTGIISGFKNGTSYSTGCISRCNKRSDAINGSCSGVGCCNIGFPDGLEYYGVKLSSSENHTNVWNFNPCSYAFVVQKGNFNFSTDYLQKWPHERLPIVLDWAIGNETCDEARKKGDFACQDQNSECHDPETRRGYQCKCKEGYQGNPYLPHGCQDIDECKDQTHKCSRAEGCVNTEGNYTCRCPKWYRGDGTKDAEGCAADFVLIIQIAICAGVGFICMLVFTSWLYFVYKKRKIMKLREKFFQQNGGLILEQRLGRQLEGSTETLKIFTVEQLQKATKNYDESRIIGRGGFGTVYKGFLADNRIVAIKKSKIEDENQIEQFINEVVVLSQINHRHVVKLLGCCLETQVPLLVYEFVPNGTLFQYIHQESNASAFPWETRLRIVAETAEALWYLHSTASIPIIHRDVKSTNILLDDDFTAKVSDFGTSRLVPRDQTQLATVVQGTLGYLDPEYLQTNQLTEKSDVYSFGVVLVELLTGKEALSFARSEEQRSLAMYFISSIKEERLFEILENDIVAEGNKEQIQQFVELARSCLAVKGDERPTMREVAMELEGIRKMQKHPWVNLEANSEEVEHLLGET; from the exons ATGGGAGTACTCACGAAGCTTTTGCAGTTAATCTCATTCAATGGAGTGATACTGCTAATTGCGATGGTGGCAGCAGCGGCAGCTCAAGCCAAGCCTGTCTGCGACAACATGTGTGGGGGTGTAGAAATTCCATATCCATTTGGCTTGAGTACTAGTGAAGAATGCTACTTGGGCAAGAACTTCAGTCTCAGTTGTAATAGCCCTGATCATACTCCAATTATAGGCAGTGTCCGTGTCACAAACATATCCATTAAGGCTCATGAAATGCATGTCATGGCAAGTGTAGCCCAAAACTGTTACCATGCGAATGGTTCCCCCGAATCCAATTCACCAACCCAGTTCTGGGCAGGAATATTCACCATTTCTACAACAAAAAATCAGTTCATTGTTCTTGGCTGTGACACTACGGGCATTATTAGTGGATTTAAAAACGGAACAAGCTACTCGACAGGGTGCATATCTCGATGTAATAAGCGTAGCGATGCGATCAACGGATCTTGCTCTGGCGTTGGCTGTTGCAACATAGGGTTTCCAGATGGCTTAGAATATTATGGAGTGAAACTTTCAAGCTCTGAAAATCACACAAACGTATGGAACTTCAATCCTTGCAGCTATGCTTTTGTTGTCCAAAAAGGAAACTTCAACTTCTCCACGGACTACCTTCAGAAATGGCCACACGAAAGGCTTCCAATAGTGCTTGATTGGGCAATTGGGAATGAAACCTGCGACGAAGCTCGGAAAAAAGGGGATTTCGCATGTCAGGATCAGAATAGTGAATGCCATGATCCAGAAACCAGGCGGGGGTACCAGTGCAAGTGCAAGGAGGGTTACCAAGGGAACCCTTACCTCCCTCACGGTTGCCAag ACATTGACGAATGTAAGGATCAAACTCATAAATGTAGCAGAGCGGAAGGCTGTGTCAACACCGAAGGCAACTATACATGTCGTTGCCCCAAGTGGTACCGTGGGGACGGAACAAAAGATGCTGAAGGCTGTGCTGCGGATTTCGTCCTAATTATTCAGATTGCCattt GTGCTGGAGTAGGCTTTATTTGTATGCTAGTGTTTACCTCTTGGTTGTACTTCGTatacaagaaaagaaagataatgaAGCTGAGAGAAAAGTTCTTTCAACAGAATGGAGGCTTGATTTTAGAACAGCGACTCGGCAGACAATTAGAAGGATCTACAGAAACACTCAAAATCTTTACCGTTGAACAGCTACAAAAGGCTACCAAAAACTATGATGAGAGTAGGATAATTGGCCGAGGAGGTTTTGGTACGGTTTACAAAGGTTTTTTAGCAGATAATAGGATTGTTGCCATCAAGAAGTCAAAGATAGAGGATGAAAACCAAATTGAGCAATTCATCAACGAGGTGGTTGTGCTCTCCCAAATTAATCATAGGCATGTTGTCAAACTCTTGGGATGTTGTTTAGAAACACAAGTTCCTTTGCTTGTCTATGAATTTGTCCCAAATGGTACCCTTTTTCAGTATATTCATCAGGAAAGCAATGCGTCCGCATTTCCTTGGGAAACCCGCTTGAGGATAGTTGCAGAAACAGCTGAGGCACTATGGTATCTGCACTCTACAGCCTCAATACCCATAATTCATAGGGATGTAAAATCAACAAACATACTGCTTGATGATGACTTCACTGCAAAAGTCTCCGACTTTGGAACTTCAAGATTGGTTCCGAGAGATCAAACCCAACTAGCCACTGTAGTGCAAGGAACTCTTGGATACTTGGATCCTGAATACTTGCAAACAAACCAATTGACAGAAAAAAGTGATGTCTATAGCTTTGGAGTGGTGCTCGTGGAGCTACTTACAGGAAAGGAAGCACTTTCATTTGCTAGGTCCGAGGAGCAAAGAAGTCTGGCTATGTATTTCATTTCTTCCATAAAAGAGGAAAGATTATTTGAAATTCTTGAAAATGACATAGTTGCAGAAGGAAATAAGGAGCAAATCCAACAATTTGTGGAGCTTGCAAGGAGTTGCTTAGCAGTAAAAGGGGATGAGAGGCCTACAATGAGGGAAGTAGCAATGGAATTAGAAGGAATAAGAAAGATGCAGAAGCATCCTTGGGTTAACTTGGAAGCAAATTCGGAAGAGGTCGAACACTTGCTTGGTGAGACA TGA